Sequence from the Cydia pomonella isolate Wapato2018A chromosome 21, ilCydPomo1, whole genome shotgun sequence genome:
aatttctccatacaaacgtactcgactgtttccgcTGTGgttttttgaagctagagcaattattttttcaacacagattattattattaatatctgtgtcagGCTAGGTAttgcattttttgttatttttgattataaaggcgctagtgcacttcaaatattcgcaaaaatgGCCTAATTTAATAGGCCGCAGAGAGAAGCATGGttttcaaaactgacatcaattagcataaaaagcaaaacagtccgacacaaatatttcattaccatttagatctcaaaatttcgttactttTAGTTAAGTTTTAGAGGAAAAAACCTcaagtacgaaacatcgttttttgaggtttttacgcaggatttttcgcctaacatGGCGTTGTCcatatcgcactagttttaggaccCGCTTCCTTTAGGAAGACGGATATATtctcctaaaatatttaaatcctCTTCTGTCATATATATGCTCCctgaccgttttcggccacggcgactgctttaACTCCTTTGTTGGCGTTCATGCgctctcgtgtggctgacgtagccgatcttgttggcaaagacccgtgcgcacaacggGCACGAGAGAGCACCATCAACATAATTATAGCTGATCACCGCTGGTggtcgggctttcagctcatccctctTGTCGTCCAGTTCTGTTCGACGACGGGATTCAAAACGATCCGTTTGTTACAACCGACCCAGGGCGGTTAGCTGCCTGCTTCTCCCACCGTAGGGGCTCAATGTCGCAGTTTTTCATGTGGCGTTTAAGCACGTCCTTGTACCTGAGGAGTTGTCCGCCTTGCTTTCGTTTGCCTTCCATAAGACAACTCGCGTGACCACACGTTAGGCGCCgtataaagataatttatttgtgtacaaAAGTGAACTTAATGCTAGAAGGTAAACGCGCTGACCTTTTAAATTAACTCCCTCCATAATAGCTCGGGCGCCGGCAGGATCTTCCATATTACAGCCCTTCAGGTTTGCTCCTGAAACAGGAAAATATAAAACTGCACAAATTGTTACGGgagttaatttaaaaacagcCTTTAAAAGAGCATAGTGCTTTATCCGTCCACgaacaaaaattacaatattgcGTCCCTCCGTCTATGTTGTGTCAGCGTCATCTGTGGAACGGAAATTGCGTTATTCCAACCAGAGGTCTAAGCAGCGAATAAACTGGATGGAACTGGGATTTTCTGCGTTAGTGACGCCGTCtggaattattttgtattgacATTGTCACTCTTCTTGTTATATTCATCCATACTTAAAGCAAAGagaaaggttatggcgccatcgctcaaaacgatgccgtcatacctttggcctatgctctattagatggcgccactttctgatatttaaacacgtatcagtgaaagaataaggatcaaagttaaatggcgttctaaaagtttgaatcatgtgtcgaaagatggcagtaaatttactgtggctacaaagttttctttgacaattcgCCTCAATTTCAAATACTCTTTGCTTAAAGTAAGGCAGCAGTTTGATACTATAAGTTCGGAAAGTGACAGCTACCCTACGGTAGGTAGGCAGATAGTTCATGTTAGGTAAAATATATTGATCCTAGGTAAATTCCTAACGCTCTTTACAGCCCCAGTTGCTTCGCGACGGCAATTTCCTCGTGAGATGGCTTTTCTTTGTGGATTCGCCTATTGATTCTAGAAATACGCCTATAATATAACAGAAATATACCCTCCATGTTGGCACACAATGCTTTCACTCCAATAAGCTGGGCGCCCTCTAAGTTCGTGTCGGACAAGTCAACGCGCTCCAGCCAACAGTTTGAGAGGTTGGCGGCGTATATTCATAATACTCGTAGCTGACAGCTACCGGTATTAAATACAGGGACCGTTACCGGTATTCTGAATACCTGTTATTATTGAGGTATAATGAATACCGGTATTTCACTATGTCAAATAGTATACAAATAGCGATACAGATACAGACAAAAACGGAAAGACACCAATACCTCTAATTCGAATATAAGTAAAGCATGatcagtaatatatgatcacgcgccatattgcggaatttagttggaactaaatttttcatactaagccgaactgtcaccctatacatgagaataacagcaccctcttgacaataatcatattattatatttctggtcgggctttataacATTTTAACCAGTATTTGGGGGTGACATCATCAAACATGATAAAAcccctttatttaataaagattaaaaaaaaaaaaaaaacagtatttgTTTGACAGTTTTTATACAGGTATCTTATTAAACCGGTTTTATGGTCCTTGGTTGGCGCCACTGAGTTTGCAGTACGACGGACATGCGAACTGGAAATGAATTAAACTTTACCTTCCATGTTGGCACACAATGCTTTCACTCCAATAAGCTGGGCGCCCTCCAAGTTCGCGTGCGACAAGTCTGCGCGCTCCAGGCAACAATTTGAGAGGTTGGCGCCACTGAGGTTGCAGTACGACAGACAGGCATACTGGAAATTAGAAACATAAATGTGTTGGTCACGGAGCCTGCTTACGATCAGGCAGGTCACATGCTTATTTGCAtcaacatattattaaaaaaaagttatatggCTCTTTATAATCCTAAAACTGATGATTTGTACTGCGGTTAGCTCTTCTATTCAATAAATGTTTGCCAACGGCAATCAGTGTACTAGCTTATTGTAGTAGCAGGTATAAATTTCAAGATAATCCATATCCAAACCAAAGCTAAAGAGCAATCTTTTTCAGATGAGGAAGAAGATATCTTGTTGATGAATCAATGAAACTTGTATTGTCAGATGATTGTCAGTAACATCCACAAATTTAAGCTTAAGATTGTAAAACAATGTCTGGAGAAtaattaacacattgagtgccgggaacccgctcagcgggcgctctgttcgtagtcgctttcctctacaaatgCGTTATgcataaaagttaaaatatatacatacgtaataaagtttaagtgtaaactaaataaaaacaaaattacgataaatatttgttaggttcattatatctatttatctattaaGCCCTTTTATTCAGAGTTAGAGATGTCTATAACTCAGTGTGCTGCTTGGCAAAGGCCTACTCCAGGTCTTTCCATAGGGGTCTGTCGTGGGCCACTCTTCTCCAGGTTCATTACAAATTGATAATCATTTCACAGcaaacaaatagaaaatataacatAACTAACCCCTTAACGgtcaacataaaaaaataattattcagATTTTGCCTTCCTTAATTTGCCTTATAAAGACCTAAAAATTCtgcataagaaaaaatacaaagagaTGATTTTAGTTATAGGTGGTAATTTTTGCCAAATGCCATATTATGTCTAAGTGTTCTCTCTAGAAAATTaccttaaaattaatatttctcaAGTCCAGCTTATTCAAGTCTGCTCCTGCTAAGTTGACCCCTTGGAACCGCAGTTCCGAGCTGATCGGAGTCATGATGAGTGCCTTCACTACATCCATACGGTTCAGGGCTTGGCTGGTGTCAGTCTTGGATGCCGAGCTCGCAATCAGTTCATTGAGTTGCGGGATCATTGATTCTATGCCTAAAATGTTTGATAGATATTATATTAACCCTTTAGTGACCAGTGACATCATAATAAATGATAATGTTGTTATAGAGATGTGTATATTTGGTAAAAGATAGGTTGGAAGGGTTAACAAATATTCATTTAGTAACATACTAGAAAATTTTAAggcaaaaaaagaaatattttcacCATTCCATGTACGTTTTATTAGACCTATGCAGTATGTAAAGAAATAAAGACCAGTGCATTAACTTAAATTCATCGTATTTAAGCTCTAGTTAGACTAAATAATACAAAGAACAAATCAAATTGACTATGCAAACACTGTGAACATCAATAGGGTCATAAAAACATACCATAAAACACAGCCTCTTCCAAAACCCCTCTGGGGTTCACATGCTTATCTAATATCACTTCTCCATGCCTCAAATAATTAAGTATCGGCTCAAAATACACGGGGCTCCTATCTATTAAGTACGCGCCACTAGCATCCCTTGCGCTGGGCCTCATTAAGTATTCCTTATCGTCGTCCCCAGCGAACATACGCGCTAGCATCGACATGGGCTCTTTGGCCAGTAATGTAGACCGAGATGTGGTAAAGTGTTTACCACCAACATTCAACGTTATCCAGTCAGAAACCGTATTCTGTTCGACATCACACACGGACAAGTTTTCAATCGATTTTGTCACCGTGGAAGACGCTTCGTCGCTCAAACCTATATAAATCTTATCCTCATCCCTTATAGCACGTGTATCATGAATTTGGCAGTCATTTTCCGAGTATAATTGCACATTATCTACAGATAACTGGAACAATGTCGTTACTTGAGAAAGTAAGTTTTCCAACGAGTCTTCCACAGTAATAAGCTTTCCATCTTGTTCTGATTTATCTCTGTAAATGTACACGCGTTTCATAATATGTTTTAATGTGTTATTAACTGATAAATAtggttttatgtttaaaataaatagacgAAAACTCGATTGATTTCTTTGTTGTCAATGACAaaccaaaatgtcatttttcatAACTGACAGCTATCAAACGAATCTATTTCTACTTACCATGTCGTTTCTGTTTACGCTTCTACAGCTTTAGCTTTACCTTAATTAATTCtacttattttaatgaatttaatatgttttaaagcGATTAGTTTTGGCCCATATAGACCTATATtggataaattaataaatacacgAAGTAATCAATTTTctgaaaagtatttattttctttttttttaagtacttaacATGAAGATAATATTAACGTGAAATGAACCGATATACAAACGTAGCATAacctactttttaattttatatatgacCTTGATCTAAATTTTTCTACTGAGCTTTTACTAACTAAAGAGTTTTGTTTGAACTTCCAAAATgatttaaaatataacattacatttatttcactGAAAGATCTGCCTATACTATACTACCTACCTACCCATAAAAATTGTGGATTAGATTAAAAAACCTTATTTAGTAGGCTAACATGTACCTATACTGTAAGTAGGTACACGTAAATgctaactttgcacaaactCAAACATACAGTATATCCCTAGTAGTTCCATACTTGACAAAGCACTTGGCTAAAAAAGGAAATCCGTACGACGTGACTCATTTTTTTTCCCTTGAGGATATTGACTAGGTACTTGACGAGAACTAAGACCCCCGCCCCCATTACTTACAACACAATTTTTGACCTAGCCTAGCCTAAACACGCTCTGAATGTTTAAGTGCTGGTACCCTATTTAGTAAAATAGCAAAGTATGACAAAGCAATAAATTTGTTTATCGATTACATGATCGCAGATGGCCATCATAAACTCTCTGATCTATACGAGCAGCATTTGACACAATTTACACCTATTCTTGTCACTTTTATACCTTACACATATCTAGGTCTACGTTTTAGTGAGGCGAGTAGTTAGAAGTCAATTATGGTCAGCAATGGGCAGGCTGAAGACGTTGCATGAAGCTGATTTGTATTATGTTGTGgaagtaaaaaacaaaaaaaccaaAGGGTTTGAACTTTGATTTCCCCCGCAAACTTTGGTGCCACCTAAGTAAGCTGAGAACTCAACATGGCCGCTGCAATTCTCTTACACACAAATGAGGTTGGAAAGATTCTCCAATCTGGGAGTGCGGTGGGGAAAAACTGGAAGATCAGACTACCGATCACATCTTCCGACGCTGTCCCCTCTATCCGTATTCTACACTAGCTGAAGAATTGGTCTCGGTTAGATACCTGGCTTAACGATGACAAGCTCAAAGCTATACCTACTCTGATTGTCCTACATTATGCATGCCatgctattaataaataataataattcagcttacatacgtcccactgctgggcacaggcctcctcccatgcgcgagagggctcggccTATAGTcccgataaataaataaataataaataaatattataggacatcattacacaaattgactaagtcccacagtgagGTCATAAGGGtcataaggcttgtgttgagggtacaacgatatgtataatatataaatatatataaatacttaaatacatagaaaacacccatgactcaggaacacatatcCGCGCatattacacgaataaatgcagttaccaggatttgaacccgggaccatcgggttcataggcagggtcactacctactaggccaaaccggtcgtcaaattaataGTAGAAACAAATTTTAATCCCATAACACTTAGCGACTTATTAGAACTAACATCACAACTTTTTTATCAACGGCCTTTGATAACTGGATGTGGTAGTTCAAGTTAAGATTTAGAAGATAATTGATTTTATTGTGCTGTTTAAtaagtatatacctacataatttttCAGCATATTAATTACCTTTTCTAATTCTACTTAATATCAATTTTTTGCTTTGGGCTGGTGCAGTGATAAAAGTTCACCTGATATCAGATCAATTATAATACCTTTAGAACTTCCCTGCCCTGCACAACCAGAAAGATGGCAGAAAGTATCCATCGAAAAATTCCTTAGATAATATAAGCCCAAGAGTTTAAAATTCGGTTAAACTCAACGGGATCGCCTAGATATTATGGCGGCAAATAAGCATATGAATTACGCCTACCTACTCGTATCATAAAAACGTGCGATCATAGCACGAtaaatattaagaaataaatCAAACACCCACGAAATAGTACACGAAAAGTCGTAGAGAAATAAACATGGGTCGTTTTTACGCCCTTTTACTATGCCATAAAGTAACTATAAAAGAAAACGGTTGCTATCAGTTTCCGAATCATAAGGCTGAGGCAAATGTGCAAGCGggtttaatctaaaaaaaaataacattttagcaAAGGAAAGTGGGGAAGACCTCAAAGGAGCGTCcatagaactcgattcccaccggcttatTGATTAATCATCAGCCAGTTGAGTACGGCTCATGAAGGAAGGGAAATTCAAATTAGTAAAAGTACACAAATCGTCGAATTCTTATACGCCGGGAAGAGAAGATGCTCGTTTCTCAGAATGTTTTTCCTCAGACgcattcatttcataaaatagtTCTTAAGACTGCACAAAGGCTCATTTTATTAGAGGATACTTACTGGTTTCTAAAGTTAAGCTTTCCCTTTGGCCCCCTAGTGCCTTAGATAACATGAGAAATACTTTCTGCATCGCTCCCCGCTATCTTCTAAACCCATCCTCAGAACTTGCTTGCGGATAAGAAACAATGCGAATTTCCTCGCAAGGGACCAATAGGATAGTTCTTGAAGACATCATTTTTCGGGGCCAGTGGGGCAGAAAACTTATTGGAGATAAAAACTGTGCCAACAAGTAGGTTTTTGGAAAATTATCATTAAATAGAGCAGTCGGAATAGAAGTTTACTGCAAGATAAAGGTCTCTCTTAGGTAGGGTTTTCATAAatgaaaaaatttaatatccTGGCAAAATTCCGGATATCATCATAAAAATTCTGATATTTCCTAGACGGTAATTTATCCAAAAACTTCGCGTTTGTAGTTGTACTATCGCGGACGATAGCCTTACCATTGCCACGATAAGTTATCCAAAACCTCTCGTGGGCCACTAGCCCCCCAACTCGTCACCTTATGCTGTAGCTAGTTAGCTACAGCATTACCTTCTCCTTCTCTTTGTCCAACCTTGACACCGCTTAATCCCCCCGCAACCTTGCCACGTCTGCCAtatgcacccggatcggtgggccaaattggctaccgaatggacaccgcagattagccggggcaaaggcagaccaaaaaagagatggcgggatgacctcgacgctttttgcagcgactggcgggaacatgcaccaaaccgtgatgagtggcggaaaaaaggggagggttttgcccagcagtgggacacaaaataggctattaaaaataataataataaagaatttaaaaaaattgcttgTGGCTCGACTTTTGAACGACTCGCTCGTCAAACTCTAAATCAACTGGAGTTTTTTGCGTTCACGCCCACATCTTCGGACTACCCTGTTGAGAGCGCGAGTTACGTCATTAGAGTTCTTACGTGATAATTTCCGCGATGCCGCAACGTGCTGGCGCAGCGCTGGGACTCGCCTTTGTTCGCGCGCTGGGTACGGCTGCAcgcgccgccgctcgccgcaccgcgccgcttttaattaatgtttattattatttttatttttgtttgttgttataggtgtcactaacatagatttataagttttactgtgctatgtactaacactaatatggattgtattattcgaattaaaatattgaattgaattgaattgaaattgaacgTATCAAAGAAATCCATAAAAATCAtgagtataataattattatacatacatttcaAATGAGAGCTTAAAAAAACAGATTATAAATTTATGGCTCCCACTGTGAGGTACTTAACAAAAATCTGTGGTTTGTTCCTTGTTTCTTTAGATTTTTATCGATTGCCGCGCCATCTGATTTAAGCTTTGCGCGTTTATCCTTATTCGAAACAACGCTCTGCTTTTTTCATAAGAAAAACAGTGTGATTCACCAATTAATGATTTCAAAAGAAcatcagaaataaaaaaaaaatgagataaaATTGTCCATGTGaacatataaaatgtttttactcaATGAAACACGACATTGACATAAGTGCTTCCGCGAATCTCTTtgaatcagaaatcagaaagtCTAAATCCTATTGCTTGCCGAGCAAAAGCGACTGGCGCCCCGGTTCGAATAGAACCAAGCTTATAAGAAGTCACAGCGGTACGATAACGATCTTTCAGTGTCAAAttaacatttcttcaaccaaaaaacgTCAccttttaagtaataattaataagcaTTGTTCGGATCGGGCCGTGGGTGAAAAACGTCCGTTAAAACCGGCGTTTTTTCTGTGGATACTACGAAAATTAGCGATTAGGattaattttttaaacttttaccaTACAACTTTTAATAAGTATAAGGTTTTAAGGCCGAGGTATAAGTATGAAGCAAGAAAAATAGCTGCTTtaaagtccgtttattttatgatgtctaCTGGAAACATGCATAACCTATAGTTAGttttagagtcaaaccaagctatgttggcagcgattttgatagcccagactgttgaagtgttattttaaacgtcaaacttctatgaaattatggcgtttacttaattaacacttgcaccgtctagtctatgaaaatcgctgccaacttagcttgttcTGACTCTAGACCCGAAGAAAGTTCAGAGTGGATCGGGTCGAACCCGGATAAAGGCGgaaacacattattaaaacgtgACGCATGTTCACTCAAACAGAATCAAACTCAAACTAGAGTCGACTCAAATTCTATTAAGCCGGAATCacacattattaaaacgtgACGCGACGCCACCCGACGTGACGCGTGTTGAGTCGATCAGATaaaattgtacctattattttcTATGACCAGATTCACACTATGAAGATACGGACGTGACGTCGCGTTGGATGTTCATTCATAGTGTGATTTTGgccatataatataatacgatTTGATCGACTCAACACACTGTCGCGCTGAATGGCGTCGCGTTACgttttaataatgtataattccggcttaaatgttaaaaaagcggacctaaagtaaaaaataaagagACAGATATCTCGAGGTCAAGCTACACTGGGTGAAAAAAACGCGAATCACCCGCAATTGTAATCAATGAAaatgcttggcaaagagaaagGTATcgtactgaaataaaaataaaacacgccGTATAGCGGCCAATTACCCCTTCACTTCAATCAgggaaaataaataatgagtatTTAAAATGCTTATTTTCTGACATTATACATATGcacatgtaggtacagtcagcatcaaaagtagcggatcaaacaaggtctcaaaagtatctaccattctgtaataacttaaaaaatagtgATGGTTTTATATCTAGAACAATCAAGAccgtaaaatatatacttttgaatgtaaattttagagatttatctatatttgggaAACTTATcggggatgtcagatacttttggcgcggtgtttcatccgctactattattgctgactgtacttatatcacaaaagttaagttattattgttattagatATGTCTATAACTCTATACGTAGGTATTTATTAACTAGAGTCCATAAGTTAGCGATCgtagcaaataattaaaatgattatGTATGGACCTCGACCGGGTAGGTATccttacatattatataaatattatgtacctaaagCCAATATGGAGAATCaggtaagaccgtctacaagctcttcctttctgatTGTGTCTGAGCGaagtacgtatacaaatacgagagttaTTGTTCTATGACAATGACGAACTTCCCTACTAATGTTATccggtcttctccacattgatATTATGTATAATAGTGCGTGACCATATAGGTAGGTTCCAGGGTGTGAGGCCAAACTCCCTACCGATGGCGTGTGGTGCAGTCGTACGCGTACAAAACAGCGAGCATCATATATAAAAGAAATGCCAGCACAGTGTATTATTCCTAGTTCCTTCCTACAAGTGGTAGAATAGGCATATGGAGACAATATCTTTCTTTAATCCTCTAAAGGATCAgataagtaaaaaatacaagatTAAAACCAAGCCTTCTTGCCTCTTTAAATTCCTAAAAATTATGCGtaagaaaacaatataaaaagatgatgttatatatttttgccGTATAATGTCTACGTAGGTGTGCCCTAAAGTCGAGTCCAGACGGGTGTAAAATGTAATGTCCATCGTGTAATGTAACAGTAATTTTGCGTGTGGACGGCACTACGAGCATACATCGAATACATCGGCGGTCGGTTTTTAGCGCGAACACAACAGGCGCTTGCAACACCATCCACACGTTGACGATTGCACGTAATCTTACCTTACACACTACCCGTATTAACCCGAATGATCCGCCTGGATGGAATATAACATGACTAACATGAGCCTTTTCGTTGGGCACTTTCTACTGAGAAGGACAGTGAAAGAGTATGTTATTTCCCTGCAGCCTCTAAACAGCAAAATATTTAGGAGCAAACGTCCGACGAAAAAGGAGATAAAAATCCCTATAGAGTTACTTAAAGGTGTTTACTTTCCCATGTATGACTCTAATTTATTCAATTCTCCACCCCACAATCGGAACAAAACGTAAATGTTTTGTATAATCTGCAAACTTCATTTCAAAGTATCTCTCTGTAATAACAAACAGTAAAAGTGTTAGGCGAAAGATTATCTCATTCACATCTGCTCTGTGTTTCTTTTACCTAAGATATATCTGGCATAAGGCATTGAGGTAAGCTAAACTAATAAAGCTGCTAGTAAATTACTGTTAATAGAACCCGTCTGCACCTACTTTGACGCGATAAAGTGTGGAGGCGTGACACTATACGTCATATTTTCCTAGCCATATTGAACTTTACTTAAAAACAAGGTTGATTTTTTTTGGAACGAAGTACCTTATCGCACGGTACGAACTTGGCGGATGAGGGCTAGGCGAAAAAGAGTGTAAGAATTTTCCGTCACGACCCCTTcttaacttcgttccaaccgcGTGTACCATGAACATGAACATGATTTTCTCGTggtgtgaaaagcagtatgtcacatgatagcaaaattatttcaatttcttaacttcgttccaaccAAGTGTTCCACGGAGGTTCCACGCCACGACACTCACGCATTTTTTCGCAactagtgagttttggttgtcacctaaCGAAATAGGCCGTTGTTATCTTGGTACCTACTCAATCCCGGTGCGCCCTTacatatttatcaaataaactATTCGTCTGTGATTCCTATTTCAAAGCTGTGATGTCCAAGAATATTTCGGCCTGTCACCTCCCTACCTTTTACTTAATTGTGTAACCCAACTCTAGAGATTACGCAAAGGAAAGGGGAAGAACGACTTTTGTGCCTTATCTTTGTCGGATCTGTAGATATATATAGACACGCCATGGGGCCACTAAGAGATAACGGCTGTATATTTAGGGTCCAGGTGGATTGAGACTTAATGCAGAGTTATAGTTCAGTATTCGTGACAAGTAATAACGGCGTAGTGTGAATCATGATTGAATCACGATTATTGCTTTTGTTTTAAGACTCGCACGAACTTATCCTCCGCCATAATGCACATTCTGAAATAGATAACATGACATTTGACACAAAGATTCAAgtaatataattgtatatttgtCGGCAACCGaacgtaagatcaggcagatcgggATTTTCCTAGGCAtctgagtcgacggagccccgctatGCGGGGATCGTATAATCCAATattggacagtttgcccttcgggcatctgaagcgatctaacgaacctatcctacctatctattggtttaatgtgccTACCgacaaaacattacacaggaataTTACGAAATGCCTGATCTTACAATCGGCCGCCGCCATCTATAGGTAAATAAGTATGTCTAGTACTCCGTTTTCGTTGATACACATTGTAatactctaattctttcaatctAATCTAATTTCCTTATTAGACCGAGTTGAAGTTTTActcttctactcgctctattttaAAACAATGTTTAGCAACGAATACTCATAGTAGTACTTAAGTAATTAATGTAGAATAACTTACATTagtcaattaattaattatgcaAATAGGAAACACCAAGAGATTTGTATCCTTAGACGtactttttgtttaaaattaatatgtatataaatacatattaattttaaacaaaaaccatAAGGTGTATGTTGTATCTATTTCTTTTTAAGTCTTAACTTACTAAATATATATGCTATGTGGTAGTATGATGaatcatatattttaaataaatatcaactaAACCCATGAGATTGTTTTGGCTACACTCTCAGACAGTCCCAAGAAACATTACCCgccaaattaatatttaaaggaAATTGTGCGTAATCTGCACCGATGACACAACGGGAACTAactccattttatttataaagtcaGTGTCCAGCCACGGCGAGCATTTCGCGGACGTGCGTGAACTAATCATACCTACGGC
This genomic interval carries:
- the LOC133529787 gene encoding BTB/POZ domain-containing protein KCTD9, producing the protein MKRVYIYRDKSEQDGKLITVEDSLENLLSQVTTLFQLSVDNVQLYSENDCQIHDTRAIRDEDKIYIGLSDEASSTVTKSIENLSVCDVEQNTVSDWITLNVGGKHFTTSRSTLLAKEPMSMLARMFAGDDDKEYLMRPSARDASGAYLIDRSPVYFEPILNYLRHGEVILDKHVNPRGVLEEAVFYGIESMIPQLNELIASSASKTDTSQALNRMDVVKALIMTPISSELRFQGVNLAGADLNKLDLRNINFKYACLSYCNLSGANLSNCCLERADLSHANLEGAQLIGVKALCANMEGANLKGCNMEDPAGARAIMEGVNLKGANLEDSNMSGVNLRVATLKNANLQNCVLRTAVLAGANLECCDLSGSDLHEANLRGANLKDAAFELMLTPLHMSQTIR